The genomic region CAGTCAATAATCACCCTCATTTCTCTTTCATGCGCTTCATCAACCAAAGCCCGGAAATCCTCTTCAGTTCCATAATTTGGATTAATGCCTTTATAATCTTTCACCGAATAGTAACTGCCAAGCTCCCCTTTTCTGTTTTTTTCTCCAATTGGGTGAATAGGCATTAGCCATAAGATCTTCACTCCCATTTCCTGCAACCGTGGTAGGTCTTCACGGAAGGCGGTGAAGGTTCCTTCTTCGGAATACTGACGAATATTAACTTCATAAATATTGGCATTTTTACTCCATTCGGGATGTTCAACATTCCCAACCGGTTTTTTATCCTCCACTTCCGGAGCCGAACAAGAAGAAAAGAACAGTGCAGTAACCGTAAAAGCAGCTAAAAATATCTTTGATAATTTATACATGATTGGTTCTTAGAGAGTTAATATTTCAAATTGATTTGATGGCAGCATAACGTACAACCGTCCATCTTTCACACTGAATTCATTTCCAAATTGTGCGGATAACCTTGAGTAATCAAATTCTTCCCTGAGCTCAAGCTCAACTTCCCGGGTCTGATCCGATTTATTGAAGACAACAATCACCTGATCTTCAAAATAAGCCCTGGAATAAGCCAGCGTATGCTCAGTTGTGGTGTGAAATTGAAAATCACCGTAGGTTAGCGGCATTTCTGTGTTTCTGAGTTCCGTAAGTTTGGTGTAAATGCTTCGGTTGCGAAGTTCCAAAGCACTCAATTCTCCTTCTTCAAATTCCATCCAGCGGCGATTGTCGGGATCATTAGCTCCGGGCTGACCGTATTCATCTCCCTGGTAGGTAACCGGAATTCCGGGTATGGTTTGATTGAAAGCATGAAACATACTCAGCCGGTCGTATGCAAAAGCCTGAGGGTCTTCGATCTCCCGGGTCCATCCGGCCAGTTTGCCGTCTTCATCCCATGCTACTTCTCCGCTTGTCAGGGTAATAAACCGGGTTTTGTCATGATTGCCGGAGATGTAGCCCATCAAATTATGATAGCCGAAGTAGTTAAAACTTTCCTGAAGCTGCGTTCGCAGGTTCTCAAATGAATTCCCCTGGCCAAAGGTATTCAAACCCGAATCATAGATATTGAAATCAAACTGACCATCTAACATACCCGAGTTGATATAGCTTGCGACCAACTCTCTGCTGCCGTAGGTCTCCCCGATCTGAAATACCTGCTTACCGGTTGGGATGGTTACCGAGTCTTTGATCTTTCGGGTAAGGGTTCTCCAGAATTCAAGCTGAATATGTTTAGTGGCATCGTGACGAAAACCATCGAGGTCAAATTCCTTCACCCAAAATAATGCTGAATCCGTCATGGTTTCTACCACTTCAGCCCGTGAAAAATCCAAAGTTGGCATAAAGGTATCAAACCAGGTGGTTAGGCGCTGCTCATCCCATAGCTCCGTATTCATACGGCCATCAGGCAGGTACAGATCCGTAGCCCAATCCTTATTTCTTTGATAAACCGGATGTTCTTCATGCACGTGATTGGCAACATAATCGAGAATTACACTCATATCATTTTCATGTGCTACATCCAGTAATTCGCGAAATTCTTCTTCGGTTCCAAATCTATAATCTACTTTTGAGGATGAAACCGGCCAATAGCCATGATAACCTGAAAACTTGGTAACGGGTCCGCCCTGATCCCACAATCCATACGCACCTTCAGGGTTTTGCGTGATCGGTGAAAGCCATAGCGTGTTCACCCCAATTTGGTCAAAATAGCCGTCTTTAATCTTTTGAGTAATTCCGGCAAAATCTCCCCCGTAATAGTTGGCTTTGGGGTGAATATCCGGATCATCCACTTTCTTCGTGTTGGCCGGGTTACCATCTTTAAATCGATCAATCAGCACGAAATACATATTCCAGTTGTGGTAATCGTGGCGCGTTAGCGACTCTGTGTTTTGTACAACGAACCCATTGGAAATCGGGATCAGGACATCATTGGATAATTGTCCGGTTTCATTGAACGTCCAGGCTCGTATATGTGACCGGCTCATATCCCGCGCATTTGCGGGGATTTCGAAACTTAGAATGTTGTCCTGATATTTCGTTTCGAGTTGATGGTTTTCCCACAAAACAATGGTATTTCCCGGAGATTCTGATTTTAAATAAACCGATGACCCCGCATGATCATAAGTTTCAAGCGTTGGTTTTTCCCCGGAGGTCTCTCCCACCGTTAAAATCGAATTCGTGCCTCCCATTCCGTTTGAAACTGTATTGGAATTATCGGGATCAGGCATTTCTTTTCCATCAATTACAAATACATATTGATACACCCCTTTGTTCATCAGCATAGTGGTTTCCCAAACTTCACCATTCCACTCAAAAACCGCTTCATTGGGATTCCAGTTATTCATTTCCCCTTTTAGCTTCACCGAAGAATAATTTTCCCCTTTCGGATCGAAGGTTATCGTCACTTCCTCTTTTTTAGATTGCTTAAGCAAAATATGATAAGCATAACCCTCTACCCAAAATTCCAGCAGATCTAACGGTTTTGAAAGAGATCCTTCGAGCAATATCTCTTTTTTATCAGAAGAAAAAGAAACTTCCAGCCCTTCAGGAGCAACTACAGAATCGATGAGTGAGTGAGACTTAAAATAGTCTGCAGTGATGATCTTGGTATCGCCATAATCCAGCGTTATCGGGGAGGCAAGGCCGATGATCTCCGAATCTTCCGGTGCCTGTATGGACGAAGAGCACCCGGCAATGATCAGAATGAGTGATGCCGCTAAAAATTTAAAAGTCTTTTTTGTCACGTTATTTGATTTATGATTTTTAATTGATGAATGTTGATTAATAATCATAAATCAACATTCATCAATCATCAATTACTTAATCAGCGTCATCTTTTTGGTGAATACCTTTCCGCCGGCTTTTAATCGGTATATATAAACTCCACTGCTCAAACCACTGGCATCAAAAAGTACGGTATATGAATTTACTTCCTGCCGTTCATTCACAAGAACCTGGACTCTCCTTCCCAATAAATCATAAACCTCAAGTTTTACATTGGTATCCGTTGCTACATCATAACTTATTGTTGTAGAAGGATTAAATGGATTTGGGTAATTCTGTTCTAGAGTAAATGTTGTTGGGATACCGGTACCCCATTTGCCGTCTTTTTGAGGAATCAATCCCTCTTCCGGAGTTACAAACTCACGGGTCGTAAATATCCGGAATTCACCCGGCTCTAACGTAAGCTCTACATTTGGATCTGAGATAGTTTGGTTTGTACCAAAAAAATAATCATACCATGTTCCGGTTGATGGATAAACTACGTCCACAGTGTTTTTCAAAATTCCAAAATTACCTACAATCAATACATCTGAATCCTCATGTTCAAGAGTGATGGTTTTTACGCTACTTTCCATATTGTAAGTGGCCGTCTCAGGATTCGTAAAAACAGGACTGCTTTTTCTAAGCCGTATGAGCTCGCTCCAGGTTTTATATAAGTTCAGGCGTTCTTCGGAATCATAATATTCCCACCGGATAGGCTTTTCCCCGGTTCTGCTTGGGTCGCTGGCCAGGCAATCCCCATCACCCTGACCTCCCGGTTTAAGACATTCTCCCGGGCCTCCGCCGTATCCCAGCTCTCCAAATTGCCACATCATTTTAGGGCCCGGTAAAGTAAAGAAAAAAGCCCCGGCCAACTTCTGACGATTTAAAGCAGTATTTAATTCTTTGATATTATATACACTCGAACTATTTCCATAATTAAGGTTTTTATACATCACCCACTGCTCATCGTGGCTTTCCATATACCCCACAATATGACGGGCATCAAAGCTGCTTCTTGATTCAGCGAGAACCCCAAAAAGGTCTGATTTACCGCTTTCATGAAAGCCCATAGAGGCTTCACTGTAATTCCCGTTCATATTCCCCCAAAGCATAACCCCTTTGCCTTCAGAAACACGATAATTCGCCCATTCGGCTTCTTCTGATTCGGTGCCTAAATGCTCAAAAATTACATAAAAATCCGGATCCGCTGCCCACTGGTAATCAGCATATTTCTTCAGGATGTCAACACGGTCTTGCTGGTAGCCCCCTGTACAAGTTTCATTGCCGGCTGTACAGTTCTGGGTAAAACCCTTCGTTAAGTCCCATCTAAAACCGTCAACCTTATATTCTTCTATCCAGTGCTCAATCATTCTCTTGGTATAATATTGAGTCCCTGAATACTGATGGTTGAAATCATTAAATACGTTGTATGAATGACGTGCAGAGGCGTTAAAATATGGGTTACTGCTACTGTCATAAAGCTGGTATAAAGGATTTGTGCCCGTTGCATGGTTCATCACCACATCCAGAATTACTGCGATATCCCTTTTATGAGCCTCATCTACAAATTTCTTAAATGCCTCGGGAGTTCCATAGAATTTATCGAGGGCGAGATGAAAACTTGGATTATATCCCCAGCTTAGATTTCCATCAAACTCATTAACAGGCATGAGCTCAATGGCATTTACTCCAAGATTATCCAGGTAATCAAGGGTGTCGGTCAGCGTTTGATAGTTTTTCTCTTCTAAAAAATCCCTCAGTAACAGTTCATACACAATCAATTCCGTTTTCTCAGGACGCTGATAACTTGAAGCTTCCCATATGTATTCAGTACTTCCCGGCTGCACAATACTTACCCAACCTGAAGTTTTACCTGCGGGATATGGCTTCAAATTCGGAAAAGTAGCCTCAGGAATATATCCGTCATTATAGGGATCCAACACTAAATTTGAATAAGGATCCGCAATCCGTAAATCTCCTTCCACCAGATATTGGAATCCGTACTCTTCCCCAGGAGTCAAGCCGTCAATTTCTAACCAGAACCAAGTGCTGTCTGTACCGGATGTTTCCTTATTCATTAAATATTCAGAAGACGGTTGCCAGTCATTAAAATCCCCTATTACGTACACATATTCCTTTTGTGGGGCGAATAAAGAAAGCGTAACTGAACTGGTGTTTTCCGTAATTCCATCCTGAAGGCCAGCCGGGCGACTGATGTTGGCCCCATCCCCCTCACGTATTGTTACAAAAACAGAAGCAGTGTCTGCCAGGCCTTCTCCATTATCGGCTATCAGATCAAAATTCACATCATTTTCGCCTGCAACAGGGGTAAATGTATAATTTAAAGTATCCGCTGAAGTTGAGGCGACCTCTGTTCCGTTTTTTTCAAGGCTTAGGGTCAATGTGCCTGAGTTTACCGTGCCAATACCTTGCATTTCTAACGATTGACCGGTTTCTAAAATAGTCACATCGCTACCCGGTGAGAGAAAACGGGCACTCACTCCCCCATCCGATAATTCAATAAATATATCTTCACCGCCTGTATCACGACCCACCCGGTCAGGTTCGCCGGAACCTGTATTCGTTCCCCGGAAAAGGACTGCGATTTCTTCTATGGTTTCATTCTGATTTGTTACCCCAAAAAATTCACGAATGCTTGGGCCGTAAGTAAATTCCCACTTGTCATTTCCAAGAGGAGTTGCTTTTAGCTCCTCCGGATAAGATGTCCAGCCACCGGGCGGCCTTACATATCTCCAGTCAGAACTACTTGTGCTTTCAGATGTAATGAGACCGGTATATAGATAGACGTCACCGGTAAATCCCTCTAACCCCCCATCTCCCTGGGTGGCATCAAAAGTTATTGTCAGCGAGCCATCAGGAGTTGGGAACGAAGGATCTAAAGTAACAACCTGAGCTAATAATGTAGCAGAAAACAGGCTGGCAACGATGATCAAAAAAAATGACTTTAAATGCTTCATAGTGTCAACCGTTTAAATATCTGCTTTTCTGCCATTTAATTTGGTGGAAGAGCGCGTAATCAGTTCCGGGGTGTAAATAGTTTGTGAAATAGCTTTCTTGGGGTTATTCATTCGATCTATAAGATTTTGTGTAGCGAAGAACCCCATCTCCCTCATCGGCTGACGTATAGTAGAAAGCCCCATATATTCTGCAAGTTCAATGTCATCATAACCAATGATTGGGATAAACTTATC from Gracilimonas sp. harbors:
- a CDS encoding alpha-amylase family glycosyl hydrolase, producing MTKKTFKFLAASLILIIAGCSSSIQAPEDSEIIGLASPITLDYGDTKIITADYFKSHSLIDSVVAPEGLEVSFSSDKKEILLEGSLSKPLDLLEFWVEGYAYHILLKQSKKEEVTITFDPKGENYSSVKLKGEMNNWNPNEAVFEWNGEVWETTMLMNKGVYQYVFVIDGKEMPDPDNSNTVSNGMGGTNSILTVGETSGEKPTLETYDHAGSSVYLKSESPGNTIVLWENHQLETKYQDNILSFEIPANARDMSRSHIRAWTFNETGQLSNDVLIPISNGFVVQNTESLTRHDYHNWNMYFVLIDRFKDGNPANTKKVDDPDIHPKANYYGGDFAGITQKIKDGYFDQIGVNTLWLSPITQNPEGAYGLWDQGGPVTKFSGYHGYWPVSSSKVDYRFGTEEEFRELLDVAHENDMSVILDYVANHVHEEHPVYQRNKDWATDLYLPDGRMNTELWDEQRLTTWFDTFMPTLDFSRAEVVETMTDSALFWVKEFDLDGFRHDATKHIQLEFWRTLTRKIKDSVTIPTGKQVFQIGETYGSRELVASYINSGMLDGQFDFNIYDSGLNTFGQGNSFENLRTQLQESFNYFGYHNLMGYISGNHDKTRFITLTSGEVAWDEDGKLAGWTREIEDPQAFAYDRLSMFHAFNQTIPGIPVTYQGDEYGQPGANDPDNRRWMEFEEGELSALELRNRSIYTKLTELRNTEMPLTYGDFQFHTTTEHTLAYSRAYFEDQVIVVFNKSDQTREVELELREEFDYSRLSAQFGNEFSVKDGRLYVMLPSNQFEILTL
- a CDS encoding alpha-amylase family glycosyl hydrolase, with amino-acid sequence MKHLKSFFLIIVASLFSATLLAQVVTLDPSFPTPDGSLTITFDATQGDGGLEGFTGDVYLYTGLITSESTSSSDWRYVRPPGGWTSYPEELKATPLGNDKWEFTYGPSIREFFGVTNQNETIEEIAVLFRGTNTGSGEPDRVGRDTGGEDIFIELSDGGVSARFLSPGSDVTILETGQSLEMQGIGTVNSGTLTLSLEKNGTEVASTSADTLNYTFTPVAGENDVNFDLIADNGEGLADTASVFVTIREGDGANISRPAGLQDGITENTSSVTLSLFAPQKEYVYVIGDFNDWQPSSEYLMNKETSGTDSTWFWLEIDGLTPGEEYGFQYLVEGDLRIADPYSNLVLDPYNDGYIPEATFPNLKPYPAGKTSGWVSIVQPGSTEYIWEASSYQRPEKTELIVYELLLRDFLEEKNYQTLTDTLDYLDNLGVNAIELMPVNEFDGNLSWGYNPSFHLALDKFYGTPEAFKKFVDEAHKRDIAVILDVVMNHATGTNPLYQLYDSSSNPYFNASARHSYNVFNDFNHQYSGTQYYTKRMIEHWIEEYKVDGFRWDLTKGFTQNCTAGNETCTGGYQQDRVDILKKYADYQWAADPDFYVIFEHLGTESEEAEWANYRVSEGKGVMLWGNMNGNYSEASMGFHESGKSDLFGVLAESRSSFDARHIVGYMESHDEQWVMYKNLNYGNSSSVYNIKELNTALNRQKLAGAFFFTLPGPKMMWQFGELGYGGGPGECLKPGGQGDGDCLASDPSRTGEKPIRWEYYDSEERLNLYKTWSELIRLRKSSPVFTNPETATYNMESSVKTITLEHEDSDVLIVGNFGILKNTVDVVYPSTGTWYDYFFGTNQTISDPNVELTLEPGEFRIFTTREFVTPEEGLIPQKDGKWGTGIPTTFTLEQNYPNPFNPSTTISYDVATDTNVKLEVYDLLGRRVQVLVNERQEVNSYTVLFDASGLSSGVYIYRLKAGGKVFTKKMTLIK